From Chelatococcus sp. YT9, a single genomic window includes:
- a CDS encoding glycosyltransferase produces the protein MRAPSLFVPPAGPALISRWPRHVLTLRKRGRLLMEHGEYKVAGLVWESLLRSLPRDAEARHCLGRIRALDAQAVATHQPKVEPAPALKIAEARPQEVLLSVHSAATARDGLALLTALEGARTVLPTAESEDLTRLHGPSLLQWLNHIERGDGLCEGMERRLADLISGHDNLILSLLRQIAEDRRYDAALAILVDLASRLPSPVQENAGVLGLIAAIAPDYSQEVDGAALAALLLGAAGNHGEAVGWWRKALSLRSDAANRRGLLAALRGAGDDLALAQEIASWLTNGALPDAQPASEQSAVVAAMRHLVQCAQRHGDATGIMAIERCLTDRQPGVLTSWLAASCALARNDCRTALCHLDIAARQASLASSVPIDIHAERALVLMRDHLHGEALEAFSLARAVDNNSLYVRRHRQLLDVVTFCGAGSEPLRFPECLVDVIMEEVAARPNPYTPKLGHVAMVSGSLGQGGGERQTQTMVRRLLKEPRIVQLTLLIRSVHLKAGDDFFFDAVKALPVAHHVYGRDWACPSDVARELAELANRPRLVRAIALLPHNMREDIIRLCRALWDHRPQAVHIWQDMHAAALACHIVGVPHFFIHRGSLSPDYWAQNSHQTATHFRPMRHCYRRLLERPDFVILNNSQAGCRTDQQWLDWPDASRFRVIYNAVDFAALGLDVSRNTTLRESLGIEDPATPVIGGSFRLQPVKRPMWWAEAARLILDAVPTAHFLIIGDGDMTDAVAAFSTDHGFRDRLHLPGRVSNVGDWYRVMDVKLLTSEREGIPNAIIEAQHFGVPVVATDVGGVAEAIADGESGLVVAARSPADYADAVIRILRDPAWRAKARQCAPVHVHGTFSLDAVVDQLLGLYGLPGRGRRQTTPMRSSS, from the coding sequence ATGCGCGCGCCCTCCCTGTTTGTTCCGCCAGCCGGGCCGGCTCTGATCTCCCGATGGCCACGGCACGTGCTGACCCTACGCAAGCGGGGGCGTCTGCTGATGGAACACGGCGAGTACAAAGTAGCGGGGCTCGTGTGGGAAAGCCTGCTGCGCAGCCTTCCGCGCGATGCGGAGGCCCGCCACTGCCTGGGAAGGATCCGGGCGCTGGATGCCCAGGCAGTGGCCACGCATCAGCCCAAGGTAGAGCCAGCCCCAGCCCTCAAGATTGCCGAAGCGCGGCCTCAGGAGGTGCTGCTCAGTGTTCACAGCGCTGCCACCGCGCGAGACGGCTTGGCACTGCTCACCGCGCTCGAAGGCGCGCGGACTGTCCTCCCCACCGCCGAGAGCGAGGACCTCACCCGGCTGCACGGCCCTTCGCTGCTGCAATGGCTCAACCACATCGAGCGCGGCGATGGCCTGTGCGAAGGCATGGAACGGCGTCTGGCCGATCTGATCAGCGGCCACGATAACCTCATCCTGTCCCTGCTGCGGCAAATTGCTGAGGACAGGCGCTACGACGCGGCTCTCGCGATTCTGGTTGATCTTGCGTCCCGTTTACCGTCTCCCGTTCAAGAGAACGCGGGTGTCCTCGGGCTCATCGCGGCGATCGCGCCAGACTATAGCCAGGAGGTGGACGGCGCAGCGCTCGCAGCGCTCCTTCTCGGCGCTGCCGGAAACCACGGCGAAGCCGTCGGCTGGTGGCGCAAGGCCCTCTCCCTGCGTTCGGATGCCGCCAACCGCCGTGGCCTCCTTGCTGCCCTGCGGGGAGCCGGCGATGACCTCGCCCTCGCGCAGGAAATCGCGTCGTGGCTCACGAACGGGGCTCTGCCCGACGCCCAGCCCGCAAGCGAACAGAGTGCGGTCGTCGCAGCCATGCGCCATCTCGTTCAATGCGCCCAACGGCATGGCGACGCCACGGGCATTATGGCAATCGAGCGGTGCCTCACCGATCGCCAACCCGGGGTGCTCACGTCCTGGCTCGCCGCGAGCTGCGCGCTCGCCCGGAACGATTGCCGCACTGCTCTGTGCCATCTCGACATCGCAGCCCGTCAGGCCAGCCTCGCTTCCAGCGTTCCGATCGACATCCATGCCGAGCGCGCTCTCGTGCTGATGCGAGATCATCTTCACGGGGAAGCGCTGGAAGCATTTAGCCTCGCCAGAGCGGTCGACAACAATTCGCTCTATGTCCGTCGCCACCGGCAGTTGCTGGATGTCGTAACTTTCTGCGGCGCGGGGTCCGAGCCGTTGCGTTTTCCCGAATGTCTCGTCGACGTGATCATGGAAGAGGTGGCTGCCCGCCCCAACCCCTACACACCCAAGCTAGGCCATGTTGCGATGGTGTCCGGCTCCCTCGGGCAAGGCGGAGGCGAACGCCAGACCCAGACGATGGTGCGGCGTCTGCTCAAAGAACCCCGTATCGTCCAGCTCACGCTGCTCATTCGCTCGGTTCACCTCAAGGCAGGCGACGATTTTTTCTTCGACGCAGTGAAAGCCCTTCCCGTCGCGCATCATGTCTATGGCCGCGACTGGGCGTGCCCAAGCGATGTCGCGAGAGAACTGGCTGAACTCGCCAATCGCCCTCGCCTGGTTCGGGCGATCGCCCTTCTGCCCCACAATATGAGAGAGGATATCATCAGGCTATGCCGGGCCTTGTGGGATCACCGGCCGCAAGCCGTCCATATTTGGCAGGACATGCATGCGGCAGCGCTGGCGTGCCATATCGTGGGCGTGCCGCATTTCTTCATCCATCGGGGCTCTCTGTCGCCGGATTACTGGGCGCAGAACAGCCACCAGACGGCCACGCACTTCCGCCCCATGCGGCATTGCTACCGTCGGCTTCTTGAGCGGCCTGATTTCGTGATCCTGAACAACTCGCAGGCCGGCTGTCGCACGGACCAGCAATGGCTTGACTGGCCCGACGCCAGCCGCTTTCGGGTGATCTACAATGCGGTCGACTTCGCCGCGTTAGGCCTCGATGTAAGCCGAAACACCACACTGCGTGAATCGCTCGGCATCGAGGATCCGGCCACGCCTGTCATCGGCGGCTCGTTCCGCCTGCAGCCGGTAAAGCGCCCGATGTGGTGGGCGGAAGCCGCGCGCCTGATCCTCGACGCTGTGCCAACGGCGCATTTTCTCATCATCGGTGACGGCGACATGACTGACGCGGTCGCTGCCTTCAGCACCGACCATGGCTTTCGCGACCGGCTCCACCTGCCAGGCCGGGTCTCAAATGTCGGCGACTGGTATCGGGTCATGGACGTTAAACTGCTCACGTCCGAGCGCGAGGGCATCCCCAACGCCATCATCGAAGCGCAGCACTTCGGCGTGCCAGTCGTCGCCACCGATGTCGGTGGCGTCGCGGAGGCCATCGCCGACGGCGAAAGCGGCCTTGTCGTCGCCGCACGCTCTCCGGCGGACTATGCGGATGCGGTCATCCGCATCCTGCGTGACCCCGCCTGGCGCGCCAAAGCGCGGCAATGCGCGCCGGTCCATGTCCACGGCACATTCAGCCTGGACGCGGTTGTCGACCAGTTGCTTGGGCTCTACGGCCTGCCCGGTCGAGGCCGCCGTCAGACGACACCGATGCGCAGCAGCTCGTGA
- a CDS encoding tetratricopeptide repeat protein, with translation MGIMDLFPTRAEGALCAGQRLLQEQSYREAEAAFVLAHTAEPRAEAPLLGLCRVSYATRNWRDLDRWTRRLLALAPTHAEGQLLRARAYNAERQWAPAAAAWAVVAQGRPDWPEAQFQLARALHRSGDAAGADEAGERLAELTPRTALCADLLGQLALERGRCEAAAAFFASLVTEDPAAAWRRFEALRQARHYRGIAALARASLEGELGSDASRALAIRQATEEALRVLAARAMAQERAGHLDEAFQDHTAILLADPGDGPAARGKARIKRTLHLTAHDALHAQDWEAAREAFQRLVQLDDGDLDSRIQLGRLLMRQRDWHAAARLWQTAIAANPRLVEAHVQLARALDRSDNHAAALPHWRNVLELVPGNPEAREMLAQMPRRMLEHVRRLIDAGALTEAVEALMLAQSLSPDDPDLARRTEHVGRRLLQAMRAAFKSADWEAILAIQAATRSLRPDDADVHLLTGRAAMARRQYDLAITAWNRLGELDPAMVSMCRLQLARCYMRSGRLTEAQPIVAAILAEKPDHVEAQAMLAQLGARAPDLNASQDAVLHVNAPRGPNGRESRAT, from the coding sequence ATGGGCATCATGGACCTGTTCCCGACCAGGGCCGAGGGTGCGCTTTGCGCCGGCCAGCGTTTGCTTCAAGAGCAATCCTATCGAGAAGCTGAAGCGGCTTTCGTGCTCGCCCATACCGCCGAGCCTCGTGCCGAGGCGCCACTACTCGGCCTTTGCCGCGTGAGCTACGCCACCCGCAACTGGCGTGATCTCGACCGCTGGACACGCCGCCTGCTTGCGCTGGCGCCAACACATGCCGAGGGCCAGCTGCTCCGCGCCCGCGCTTACAACGCCGAACGGCAATGGGCACCTGCAGCGGCCGCTTGGGCCGTCGTCGCGCAGGGGCGCCCCGACTGGCCGGAGGCGCAGTTCCAGCTCGCGCGCGCCCTCCACCGCAGCGGCGATGCCGCCGGCGCCGATGAGGCAGGCGAGCGCCTCGCCGAGCTGACACCACGCACGGCCCTCTGCGCTGATCTCCTGGGGCAACTGGCGCTTGAGCGAGGACGCTGCGAGGCCGCTGCCGCATTCTTCGCGAGCTTGGTGACAGAGGATCCGGCCGCTGCCTGGCGCCGGTTCGAGGCGCTCCGCCAAGCCCGCCATTATCGCGGTATTGCGGCCCTGGCCCGCGCCTCGCTGGAGGGAGAGCTGGGGTCCGACGCAAGTCGGGCCCTGGCGATCCGACAAGCAACCGAGGAAGCGCTGCGCGTCCTTGCCGCACGGGCAATGGCGCAGGAGCGCGCAGGGCATCTTGATGAGGCGTTTCAGGACCACACGGCCATTCTCCTGGCCGATCCCGGCGATGGTCCGGCTGCCCGCGGCAAGGCGCGCATCAAGCGGACCCTTCATCTCACTGCTCATGATGCTTTGCATGCGCAGGACTGGGAAGCCGCCCGAGAGGCGTTTCAACGGCTCGTGCAGCTCGATGACGGCGATCTCGACAGCCGGATCCAGTTGGGCAGGCTCTTGATGCGGCAGCGGGATTGGCACGCCGCGGCGCGGTTATGGCAGACCGCGATCGCGGCCAACCCCCGGCTAGTGGAGGCGCATGTCCAGCTTGCCCGCGCGCTCGATCGCAGCGACAATCACGCCGCAGCCCTTCCCCACTGGCGCAATGTCCTGGAATTGGTCCCGGGCAATCCAGAGGCACGGGAGATGCTCGCCCAGATGCCGCGGCGCATGCTTGAGCATGTGCGCAGGCTGATCGACGCCGGAGCCCTCACCGAAGCGGTCGAAGCTCTCATGCTTGCACAATCGCTATCGCCCGACGATCCCGACCTCGCCCGACGCACCGAGCACGTTGGCCGCCGGTTGCTGCAGGCGATGCGAGCGGCGTTTAAGTCCGCGGATTGGGAGGCGATACTCGCTATTCAGGCGGCAACGCGATCGCTGCGGCCCGACGATGCCGATGTGCATCTGCTGACCGGTCGCGCTGCGATGGCGCGGCGCCAGTATGATCTCGCCATCACAGCCTGGAACAGGCTGGGTGAACTCGATCCGGCAATGGTCTCCATGTGCCGGCTGCAACTTGCACGGTGCTATATGCGCTCGGGCCGCCTCACGGAGGCGCAACCCATCGTCGCCGCCATCCTGGCTGAAAAGCCGGACCATGTGGAGGCGCAGGCCATGCTGGCTCAACTTGGGGCAAGGGCGCCCGACCTCAACGCGAGCCAAGACGCCGTCCTTCACGTGAACGCCCCGCGTGGGCCGAACGGCCGAGAGAGCCGAGCCACCTGA
- a CDS encoding glycosyltransferase — MLAAGIACFRAGDLTDAYHLLDKAQARQSDDPEALRWLARAQRGLGRLDEAAASWRRLLLLLPTDFEALLRSGEAGLQELSPARREAPVHPQIPGKQAAGRVREGKPRRLPLVSAPADPQTSSISLADAEACLLRAAELRPGDVRPLRLLAQHYVWSGRLAAARMLLHKALRRTPRGVEFWLVALDVLGMCGRQGLKTRVLRRLQHRLAASPEFEDRLFLADILTAAGAVRSARILLEPLAAEEVVRGEALRRLGLLALSQGNIALASVHARQEGACLALGEVVAASLAHQRHSLAPSSPTARPTNDWLGDWLAGVERMRRARRPLAYDARPELVVHVLNSLAAGGTERQCALLAQAQVRRGYDVWVICTDARRGGRGAFFRSELLETGVRLATLADYTGAAESIAGAFPLLAAPPKPLQLLINLREIAQIAAAIAALRPAIIQAWTPQAAGHAAIAGILSGTPTVVLRGGSVAPGSRGAEDEAEYARNARLHRLLRAVLRDRSVKLVNNSERNLHGWLDWLGLDAAVLGERAAIIPNTIDAEWLRGGRRRRGGVLRGRYGIVPDAAVVGGVMRLEREKDPLLWLEVLTRLCDRDPTVHGLLIGDGRLRPVIEAEVERRGLGGRITLAGLVADDLVDHYDLLDVLLLTSHFEGLPNVLIEAQARGVPVVAPDVGGVAAAMLPGQTGLLGASRNPGELAAAVNALHGDDGRRRAMGKAGRGFASRFLPEIIAAQWEAVYGRSPE; from the coding sequence TTGCTGGCCGCCGGCATCGCTTGCTTCCGCGCAGGCGACCTTACGGACGCTTATCACCTTCTTGACAAGGCGCAGGCGCGACAGTCGGACGATCCCGAGGCGTTGCGCTGGCTGGCTCGCGCTCAGCGCGGGCTCGGGCGGCTGGACGAGGCAGCTGCATCCTGGCGGCGGCTGCTCCTATTGCTTCCGACGGACTTCGAGGCGCTTTTGCGATCAGGCGAAGCCGGCCTCCAGGAGCTGTCTCCGGCGAGGCGCGAAGCCCCCGTTCATCCGCAAATACCAGGGAAACAAGCGGCAGGACGCGTGCGAGAGGGAAAGCCCCGTAGGCTGCCCCTCGTATCGGCGCCGGCGGATCCTCAAACAAGCTCCATAAGCCTGGCTGATGCAGAAGCTTGCCTCCTGCGAGCTGCCGAACTCCGACCGGGAGACGTCCGTCCGCTGCGTCTGCTTGCACAGCATTATGTCTGGTCGGGGCGCCTGGCCGCAGCGCGCATGCTCTTGCACAAGGCTTTGCGCCGGACCCCGCGGGGGGTTGAATTCTGGCTCGTGGCCCTGGACGTCTTGGGCATGTGTGGTCGGCAAGGACTGAAGACCCGCGTCCTGCGTCGCTTGCAGCACCGCCTGGCCGCATCCCCCGAGTTCGAAGATCGCCTCTTCCTTGCTGACATACTCACGGCGGCCGGTGCGGTGCGGTCGGCGCGCATCCTGCTCGAGCCGCTGGCAGCCGAGGAAGTCGTGCGTGGTGAAGCGCTTCGGCGCCTCGGTCTGCTCGCTTTGTCGCAGGGCAATATCGCGCTCGCGTCGGTCCACGCGCGTCAAGAGGGGGCATGCCTCGCTCTCGGCGAGGTGGTCGCGGCCAGTCTCGCACACCAGCGTCACTCTCTAGCGCCGAGCTCCCCGACAGCGCGGCCGACCAACGACTGGCTCGGCGATTGGCTGGCAGGTGTCGAGCGAATGAGGCGGGCGCGACGGCCGCTGGCTTACGACGCGCGTCCGGAACTGGTTGTGCATGTTCTCAATTCGCTCGCCGCCGGCGGGACAGAACGCCAATGCGCGCTGCTTGCACAGGCGCAGGTGCGGCGCGGATACGACGTTTGGGTGATCTGCACGGACGCGCGGCGCGGCGGTCGGGGCGCCTTTTTCCGTTCGGAACTGTTGGAGACAGGTGTCCGGCTCGCAACGCTTGCCGACTACACAGGTGCGGCGGAGAGCATCGCAGGTGCGTTCCCCTTACTGGCCGCGCCGCCGAAGCCTCTCCAACTCCTCATCAATCTGCGAGAGATTGCCCAGATTGCGGCCGCGATAGCCGCGCTGCGGCCAGCGATCATCCAGGCCTGGACCCCGCAGGCTGCCGGGCATGCGGCAATTGCTGGAATCCTCTCGGGCACGCCGACAGTCGTGCTGCGGGGTGGCAGCGTCGCTCCGGGCAGTCGCGGAGCAGAGGACGAAGCGGAATACGCCCGCAATGCGCGGCTGCACCGCTTGTTGCGGGCTGTCCTGAGGGATCGCAGCGTGAAGCTCGTCAACAATAGCGAGCGGAATCTCCACGGCTGGCTCGACTGGCTGGGCCTCGACGCTGCCGTTCTGGGCGAACGGGCCGCTATCATCCCGAACACGATCGACGCCGAATGGCTGCGCGGCGGGCGCCGAAGGCGCGGCGGTGTTCTGCGGGGGCGTTACGGCATCGTGCCGGACGCGGCTGTGGTCGGCGGCGTCATGCGGCTGGAGCGGGAGAAGGATCCGCTGCTATGGCTCGAAGTTCTAACACGCCTGTGTGACCGGGATCCCACCGTCCACGGGCTCCTGATCGGGGATGGCCGATTACGGCCCGTCATCGAGGCGGAGGTGGAGAGACGGGGGCTCGGCGGGCGGATCACGCTGGCGGGCCTGGTGGCCGATGATCTCGTCGATCACTATGATCTTTTAGATGTCCTCCTGTTGACCTCGCACTTCGAGGGACTGCCGAATGTCCTCATCGAGGCGCAGGCGCGTGGTGTGCCGGTGGTGGCGCCGGACGTGGGCGGCGTCGCGGCTGCGATGCTCCCGGGGCAAACGGGATTGCTCGGTGCCAGCCGTAATCCGGGAGAGCTCGCCGCAGCCGTGAATGCGTTGCATGGGGACGACGGGCGACGGCGGGCCATGGGTAAAGCGGGGCGGGGTTTCGCTTCCCGCTTTTTACCCGAGATCATCGCGGCGCAATGGGAGGCGGTCTACGGCCGGTCACCGGAATGA
- a CDS encoding glycosyltransferase produces MTGVIDILNDDDLAAPRRAIRHDPEPSLHLRWALDGACVTGAVSGAFGTSALLAVYDGKTLLGRLRVAVRHEEATRWRLLLPMPLIDGKDHAIHIRLPNGRPVPGSDGAVFSTFRQTVRSTIDTCEDGVITGWAYDVARPDETVEIGLYDGDILIATAQAALARPDVNAHFGIAGHHGFAIVLPRRLFDGREHALRLTADGVEVLSAGNAVLPKRLSAPRGTVSAQPAPSFIGKVEMANCHEIRGWAANPGEPGRPVDIGILVDGLVVTVVRADSYRSDLAAATGSGFHGFSVSLPARLMNGGMREVAVRCIADGTLLPGANGTTGMLVDFPLVDLLGRSESLSDRWPDLPLRHRSARRPPTIRPWRRRRRPRVSMIVLNHNGAPLLDDLLRSIVTTGQGEGLEVIVVDHASSDDSRAVAMGFADALTLTVFARDANHSFSASNNLAADRARGDFLFFVNNDIAFLEPCVRRLAAWLEADATIGAVGLRLWEPRPAGDRWSHQVHHDGISFGVARADGEGMLYRPLEVSDAPEPVAGGADVPAVTAAAMMMRRADFLAIGGFDEGYVYGQEDVDLCLRLRGELGRTIVCDSGLAALHRRAATRDIARQDAPGRMVSILAAQAANRRLLASRFAPRLRRAALEALISGGLPWRREALRVVFIVTEADGAAAAGDVFTAQEFAEALRACFGWDILFAGYRRPELARADIVVVMRHDVDLRQLSGGNPGLIVVAWLRNRIDEWLASPSFSHYHVLLASSRKACRTIAAQTGREALLLPIATNPARFHPDRAPLERRHDIVFTGNHWGSPRTALDQIDLDRFGSKLAIYGHGWKGHPRWGVYWQGALAYDEVARAYAGARLVIDDSHPVTRDWASLNSRVFDALAAGALVITNCVDGAAEIFDGLLPSFTTRRELNDLLARYLSTEDERRALVARLRARVMRDHRYEHRAPVLRAALAAVAQSYRIAIKIAVPDPAQRERWGDWHFARGLGKALERCGCLVRIDCLPDWSTGVGAGDDVNIVLRGLSRFQPESGVLNLMWLISHPDRADDDELAAYDHVFVASASYAEKLASRHGSRVSTLLQCTDPEVFRPALAPVTDLPETLFVGNSRGVERPMLRHALAAGIDCAIIGDGWEGLLPAERVLTPHVPNCELFRYYGAGSILIADHWPDMAREGFIANRLFDAAACGATVVSDAVAGLETVFGDAVPVCSGPDELAATIAALRADPPARQARAMQLRETIRNEHSFDSRARRIMEAIQERLAPL; encoded by the coding sequence ATGACGGGGGTGATCGACATCCTGAATGACGATGATCTCGCGGCCCCGCGTCGCGCCATTCGTCATGATCCGGAGCCTTCACTGCATCTGCGATGGGCGCTCGATGGCGCCTGTGTGACCGGTGCGGTTTCCGGCGCTTTCGGGACGAGCGCGCTGCTCGCGGTCTATGACGGCAAGACGCTGCTTGGCCGCTTACGTGTCGCAGTGCGGCACGAGGAGGCCACACGGTGGCGGCTCCTCCTCCCGATGCCCCTGATCGACGGGAAGGATCACGCCATCCACATAAGGTTGCCTAACGGGCGGCCTGTTCCCGGCAGTGACGGCGCCGTCTTTTCGACTTTCAGGCAAACCGTGCGCAGCACCATCGACACCTGCGAGGACGGGGTCATTACGGGTTGGGCCTATGACGTGGCTCGGCCAGATGAAACGGTCGAGATTGGACTCTACGACGGCGATATCCTCATCGCGACGGCTCAGGCCGCTCTCGCTCGACCGGATGTCAATGCTCATTTCGGCATCGCGGGCCACCATGGTTTCGCCATCGTACTTCCCCGACGCCTGTTCGATGGACGAGAGCACGCGCTGCGACTCACGGCGGACGGGGTGGAGGTGCTGAGCGCCGGAAACGCGGTGCTGCCGAAGCGGTTGTCCGCTCCTCGCGGCACCGTGTCGGCCCAGCCCGCGCCGTCCTTTATCGGCAAGGTGGAGATGGCGAACTGCCACGAGATCCGCGGATGGGCCGCCAATCCGGGTGAGCCCGGTCGTCCTGTCGATATCGGCATTCTCGTCGACGGCCTCGTGGTGACAGTCGTGAGGGCGGACTCGTATCGCTCCGACCTCGCGGCCGCTACCGGCTCCGGTTTCCACGGTTTTTCAGTCTCCTTGCCGGCGCGTCTGATGAACGGCGGCATGCGGGAGGTCGCGGTTCGCTGCATCGCTGATGGTACGCTGTTGCCAGGTGCCAACGGCACGACAGGGATGCTCGTGGATTTCCCCCTGGTCGATCTTCTCGGTCGGAGCGAATCGCTCTCCGATCGGTGGCCTGATCTGCCATTGCGCCACCGTTCTGCACGGCGGCCTCCTACGATCCGGCCCTGGCGGAGACGCAGACGGCCGCGCGTCAGCATGATCGTGCTGAATCACAACGGTGCCCCCTTGCTGGACGATTTGCTAAGGTCGATCGTGACCACCGGGCAAGGCGAGGGGCTGGAGGTGATCGTGGTGGATCATGCGTCCAGCGATGATAGCCGCGCTGTGGCGATGGGCTTTGCCGATGCGCTCACCCTGACGGTCTTCGCTCGCGACGCCAACCACTCTTTTTCGGCCTCCAACAATCTGGCCGCGGACCGGGCGCGCGGGGATTTCCTGTTCTTCGTCAACAACGATATCGCTTTTCTCGAACCTTGCGTCCGCAGGCTAGCGGCGTGGCTGGAGGCGGACGCGACCATCGGGGCGGTCGGCCTGCGGCTTTGGGAGCCACGCCCGGCAGGGGACAGATGGAGCCATCAGGTTCACCACGACGGCATCTCATTCGGCGTGGCCAGGGCCGACGGTGAGGGCATGCTCTACCGGCCGCTTGAAGTTTCCGACGCGCCGGAGCCAGTGGCGGGCGGAGCCGACGTTCCGGCGGTGACAGCGGCCGCCATGATGATGCGGCGCGCGGATTTTCTCGCTATCGGCGGCTTCGACGAAGGCTATGTCTACGGTCAGGAGGACGTTGACCTCTGTCTGCGGCTCCGTGGCGAGCTGGGCCGTACGATCGTCTGCGATTCAGGCCTTGCGGCACTGCACCGGCGCGCCGCCACGCGTGACATCGCCAGGCAGGATGCCCCGGGGCGGATGGTCTCCATTTTGGCGGCGCAAGCTGCCAATCGTCGGCTGCTCGCTTCCCGTTTTGCGCCACGTCTGCGCCGAGCCGCACTCGAGGCCCTGATCTCTGGCGGGTTGCCGTGGCGGCGCGAGGCGCTGCGAGTGGTTTTCATCGTGACCGAAGCCGATGGGGCAGCGGCCGCCGGGGACGTCTTCACAGCCCAGGAGTTCGCCGAGGCCCTGCGTGCATGCTTCGGATGGGATATTCTCTTTGCCGGCTATCGTAGGCCGGAGCTGGCCCGTGCCGACATTGTCGTGGTCATGCGGCACGATGTCGATCTTCGGCAACTGAGCGGGGGCAATCCGGGCCTCATCGTCGTTGCCTGGTTGCGTAACCGCATCGATGAGTGGCTGGCGAGTCCGTCCTTCTCTCACTATCACGTTCTGCTCGCCTCTTCACGCAAGGCGTGCAGGACGATTGCTGCTCAGACTGGCCGTGAGGCGCTTTTGCTTCCGATCGCAACCAACCCTGCCCGCTTTCATCCTGATCGTGCGCCGTTGGAGAGGCGCCATGATATAGTTTTCACTGGGAATCATTGGGGTTCGCCGCGCACGGCACTCGATCAGATCGACCTTGACCGCTTCGGCTCGAAGCTCGCGATTTATGGCCATGGCTGGAAGGGGCATCCGCGTTGGGGCGTCTACTGGCAGGGCGCCCTTGCCTATGATGAGGTGGCACGGGCCTATGCCGGGGCTCGCCTCGTTATAGATGACAGTCATCCTGTCACCCGGGATTGGGCCTCGCTGAATTCCCGCGTATTCGACGCCCTGGCCGCGGGGGCTTTGGTCATCACCAACTGCGTCGACGGCGCGGCTGAGATCTTCGACGGCCTGCTGCCAAGCTTTACGACGCGACGAGAGCTCAATGACCTTCTCGCGCGCTACCTCTCAACAGAAGACGAACGCCGAGCTCTGGTGGCGCGGCTGCGCGCCCGTGTGATGCGCGACCATCGTTACGAGCATCGTGCTCCCGTTTTGCGCGCGGCTTTAGCAGCGGTGGCGCAAAGCTATCGCATCGCCATCAAGATCGCGGTGCCAGATCCGGCTCAGCGCGAGCGCTGGGGCGACTGGCATTTCGCGAGAGGCCTTGGCAAAGCCCTGGAGCGTTGTGGTTGCCTCGTTCGCATCGATTGCCTTCCCGACTGGTCCACCGGTGTGGGAGCGGGCGACGATGTCAATATTGTGCTGCGCGGGTTGTCCCGCTTCCAACCGGAGTCCGGCGTTCTCAATCTGATGTGGCTCATCAGCCATCCTGATCGAGCGGATGATGATGAACTCGCCGCCTATGACCATGTGTTCGTCGCCTCTGCATCCTATGCTGAGAAGCTGGCCAGCCGGCATGGCAGCCGGGTGTCCACCTTGCTGCAATGCACGGACCCCGAAGTTTTCCGCCCGGCTCTCGCGCCGGTCACGGATCTGCCCGAGACGCTTTTCGTCGGCAATTCGCGTGGGGTGGAGCGGCCAATGCTGCGCCATGCGCTCGCCGCCGGCATCGATTGCGCCATTATCGGCGACGGATGGGAAGGCCTATTGCCGGCGGAGCGGGTGCTGACGCCTCATGTTCCGAATTGTGAGCTCTTCCGCTACTATGGAGCTGGCAGCATTCTTATCGCTGACCATTGGCCGGATATGGCGCGGGAGGGCTTCATCGCCAACCGGCTCTTCGATGCTGCGGCCTGCGGCGCAACGGTCGTCAGCGATGCGGTTGCTGGTCTGGAGACGGTCTTCGGCGATGCCGTCCCGGTTTGCTCCGGGCCGGATGAGCTGGCGGCGACGATCGCGGCTCTTCGCGCGGACCCGCCGGCGCGTCAGGCAAGAGCCATGCAGCTCCGCGAGACAATACGGAACGAACATAGTTTCGATAGTCGTGCTCGGCGGATCATGGAAGCCATCCAGGAGCGGCTGGCTCCCCTGTAG